The Marinobacter halotolerans genome includes a window with the following:
- a CDS encoding TauD/TfdA dioxygenase family protein, producing the protein MGQAAEKFSTVTPTIPPLDPSNIALFEQEGLTVKQLEPLGFEIYGADVRSGLSEPVIRALETEMAKRGFLVFKHQGNISADELVNASKWWGAGEIHSTHGVHPATPDKNRDIFRCSNDNRHGILGVGPQWHNDGSFEAATFSHSAYYMARAPEQGGGTHFAHQGAAFDVLPPEKQAYWERLVSVNSTTGVTHPLVHTHPISGRKSVWLHLGMTGGIIERLPEEDMTLEELQQQPASTDQLRLLNAEEMKELFNDYNDLLNASFEKGYGIRYHYDTGDLLYIDNWALAHRAAPEAHLPAERQGLRIMDRVTIKSPRNLAPHFGLPQYIQISRPHPLNQDGVWQAGGVGFRWKDDIPMQN; encoded by the coding sequence ATGGGACAAGCCGCCGAGAAGTTCAGCACTGTCACCCCGACCATTCCCCCGCTGGACCCATCCAATATCGCCCTCTTCGAGCAGGAAGGCCTGACGGTCAAGCAGCTGGAACCCCTTGGCTTTGAAATCTACGGCGCCGACGTTCGCTCCGGTCTTTCAGAGCCGGTCATCCGCGCTCTGGAAACAGAGATGGCAAAGCGGGGCTTCCTGGTCTTCAAACATCAGGGAAACATCTCTGCTGACGAGCTGGTGAATGCAAGCAAGTGGTGGGGTGCAGGCGAGATCCATTCCACCCATGGTGTTCACCCGGCAACGCCAGACAAGAACCGCGACATCTTCCGCTGCTCGAACGATAACCGCCACGGCATTTTGGGTGTCGGCCCCCAATGGCACAACGACGGCAGTTTCGAGGCGGCGACCTTCTCCCATTCCGCCTACTACATGGCCCGGGCCCCCGAACAGGGCGGTGGCACCCACTTTGCCCATCAGGGCGCGGCGTTTGATGTGCTGCCACCGGAAAAACAGGCTTACTGGGAACGGCTGGTTTCAGTTAATTCCACCACGGGGGTCACCCACCCCTTGGTGCACACCCATCCCATTTCCGGTCGCAAGAGTGTTTGGCTCCATCTGGGCATGACTGGTGGGATCATCGAGCGCCTGCCAGAAGAAGACATGACGCTGGAAGAATTACAGCAGCAACCCGCCAGCACCGACCAGCTTCGGCTGCTGAACGCCGAAGAAATGAAAGAACTGTTCAACGATTACAACGACCTGCTGAACGCTTCATTCGAGAAGGGCTACGGCATCCGTTATCACTACGACACCGGCGACCTGCTCTACATCGACAACTGGGCCCTGGCTCACCGGGCCGCACCAGAGGCACACCTGCCCGCCGAACGACAGGGCCTGCGTATCATGGACCGCGTCACCATCAAGTCGCCCCGCAACCTTGCACCCCACTTCGGGCTGCCCCAGTACATCCAGATATCCCGGCCGCACCCGCTGAACCAGGATGGCGTCTGGCAGGCCGGGGGCGTGGGATTCCGCTGGAAAGACGATATCCCGATGCAGAACTGA
- a CDS encoding ABC transporter permease — protein MSINRVVPVLGLLALGLVWVLDLGTILPNRIVPGTGYGLWSAVGWPGASLVTAVLVGCLLLSLLPLRSRYLPLLILVSASLALLPLLLEVFAARHLPEDSPYARSSIAAGFWCLLFFLSLMLIEVLGRVGRGRGLQMGLLLAISGSWVWFFSGDGLESLSLVREFNARPQKFEQALWTHLALALGAVSVSAVLAFGLAMKMIRSVAWRRPILGVVSFLQTIPSLAVFGLLIAPLSALVEAFPFLQTLGIRGIGWAPAMLALVAYSLLPMVRNTYVALTDVPESLADAGRGMGMNERQLFFGLKLPLALPVIVEGVRITTIQAIGLTAVAALIGAGGFGSFIFQGLGQAAMDLVLLGALPTIALALLADALLTMLAASLRPKPATT, from the coding sequence TTGTCGATTAACCGTGTCGTGCCGGTGCTGGGGCTGCTTGCCCTGGGACTGGTCTGGGTTCTGGACCTGGGTACTATCCTGCCCAACCGCATTGTGCCGGGCACCGGCTACGGGCTTTGGTCTGCCGTTGGCTGGCCGGGGGCGTCACTGGTCACCGCGGTGCTTGTGGGCTGTTTGCTGCTTTCCCTGTTGCCGCTGCGTTCCCGCTATCTGCCCCTGTTGATTCTGGTGAGTGCTTCCCTGGCGCTCCTGCCGCTCTTGCTGGAAGTGTTCGCAGCCCGGCATCTGCCGGAAGACTCCCCTTATGCGCGTTCCTCTATTGCCGCGGGCTTCTGGTGCCTGTTGTTTTTCCTGTCGTTGATGCTGATTGAGGTTCTGGGCCGCGTGGGCAGGGGGCGGGGGCTGCAGATGGGTTTGCTGCTGGCCATCAGCGGAAGCTGGGTCTGGTTTTTCAGCGGTGATGGGCTGGAGAGCCTGTCTTTGGTCCGGGAATTCAATGCCCGACCGCAGAAGTTCGAACAGGCGCTATGGACGCACCTGGCACTGGCGCTGGGCGCGGTTTCAGTGAGTGCGGTGCTGGCCTTTGGGCTGGCGATGAAGATGATTCGAAGCGTGGCCTGGCGCCGGCCCATTCTGGGTGTTGTCAGCTTTCTGCAAACAATTCCCAGCCTGGCGGTGTTCGGTTTGCTGATCGCGCCTTTGAGCGCCCTGGTGGAGGCCTTTCCGTTCCTGCAAACCCTGGGCATTCGTGGCATTGGCTGGGCGCCGGCCATGCTGGCACTGGTGGCCTATAGCCTGTTGCCGATGGTGCGCAATACTTACGTGGCACTGACAGACGTGCCGGAAAGCCTCGCCGATGCAGGGCGGGGAATGGGCATGAACGAGCGCCAGCTGTTTTTCGGGCTCAAGCTGCCACTGGCGCTGCCGGTGATTGTCGAGGGTGTTCGCATCACGACTATTCAGGCGATTGGCCTCACAGCGGTGGCGGCGCTGATTGGCGCCGGTGGTTTCGGCAGCTTTATTTTCCAGGGCCTGGGCCAGGCGGCGATGGATCTGGTGTTGCTGGGTGCCTTGCCCACCATTGCACTGGCGTTGCTGGCCGATGCATTACTCACGATGCTGGCAGCCAGCCTTCGACCCAAACCGGCGACGACATGA
- a CDS encoding glutathione S-transferase family protein, whose product MLKLHGFASSNYYNVPKLALLEKGIEFEEVLSYTGVGPKYNPEYLDKSPLGKVPALETPEGFISESRAILEYIERAYPEPSLLPATPFDIAKVQELSQFIELYLELVARRLIPNLLGRTQPDPAVLKEVETGLDKAVAALPKLSNFEQFAYGDQFTTADIAAILNLPIVRSVGKVFLGRDPLSEVPGLDAYHARMEERPHVKMIRAGEAADRPGFMAHLKAMYGM is encoded by the coding sequence ATGCTCAAGTTACACGGTTTCGCCTCCAGCAATTACTACAACGTACCCAAGCTCGCTCTTCTGGAGAAGGGCATAGAGTTTGAAGAGGTACTTTCCTACACCGGCGTTGGCCCCAAATACAATCCGGAGTATCTCGACAAAAGCCCCCTGGGCAAAGTGCCGGCGCTGGAGACGCCCGAAGGGTTCATTAGCGAATCCCGTGCAATTCTGGAATACATCGAGCGGGCCTACCCGGAGCCATCCCTGTTGCCTGCCACACCTTTCGATATCGCCAAGGTGCAGGAGCTGTCGCAGTTCATCGAGCTTTACCTTGAACTTGTGGCCCGCCGGCTGATTCCCAACCTGCTGGGGCGGACCCAGCCGGATCCCGCTGTGCTGAAAGAGGTCGAAACCGGCCTTGATAAGGCGGTGGCGGCGTTGCCCAAACTCTCGAATTTTGAACAGTTTGCCTATGGCGACCAGTTCACCACAGCGGATATTGCGGCCATTCTGAACCTGCCGATCGTGCGCAGTGTTGGCAAGGTGTTTCTGGGAAGGGATCCGCTATCCGAAGTACCGGGACTGGATGCCTACCACGCCCGAATGGAAGAGAGACCCCATGTCAAAATGATTCGGGCGGGTGAGGCTGCGGATCGCCCTGGGTTTATGGCCCATCTGAAGGCAATGTACGGCATGTAA
- a CDS encoding YkgJ family cysteine cluster protein, with product MTAGWSQIDNVKDVTDPGVSCSTCRACCCRLEVMIISDTGVPERHIAVDEWGGETMLRLDDGWCSALDRDTFLCTIYENRPWICREFEMGSYECLQERKND from the coding sequence ATGACTGCTGGCTGGTCACAGATCGACAATGTGAAAGACGTGACCGACCCGGGCGTATCCTGCTCGACCTGCCGCGCCTGTTGCTGCCGGCTGGAGGTAATGATTATCTCGGATACCGGCGTCCCCGAGCGGCATATTGCGGTGGATGAGTGGGGCGGCGAAACCATGCTGCGGCTGGACGATGGTTGGTGTTCCGCGCTGGACCGGGACACCTTCCTGTGCACAATCTATGAAAACCGCCCCTGGATCTGTCGGGAATTCGAGATGGGGTCCTACGAATGTCTTCAAGAGAGAAAAAATGATTGA
- a CDS encoding NAD(P)-dependent alcohol dehydrogenase, producing the protein MSRLPHNNEMNALIYRKFGSAEVLEWASQWPAPELTDNGVLVRVVAGSVNPKDVLLRKGKFSKTLARDPLPRVSGLDCSGEILAVGKNVTGYAVGDRVFGMTNRFCGGLHAEVALLDADEICPAPGNISLDQAASVPLAALTALQALRDLCKVQQGHRVLINGASGGVGHFAVQIAKAIGAEVHAVCGPDNLEFVKAIGADAAYSYRDQAANELSQQFEAVFDVFGKFTCKAFSRQLGKQGIFVSTVPKASTILPEFLAKTGLARQARLVIVKSRSADLAQLKDWIEAEKLVPHVDAVYPVTRAGDAHRHVESRHTVGKVCIRFVEDPAGAR; encoded by the coding sequence ATGAGCCGGTTACCGCATAACAATGAAATGAACGCACTGATCTACCGCAAGTTCGGTTCGGCCGAAGTGCTGGAGTGGGCCAGCCAATGGCCAGCGCCGGAGCTGACTGATAACGGTGTGCTGGTCAGAGTGGTTGCCGGCAGTGTGAACCCCAAGGATGTGCTGCTGCGCAAAGGCAAGTTCAGCAAGACCCTGGCGCGGGACCCATTGCCCCGGGTGTCGGGGCTGGATTGTTCCGGGGAGATTCTGGCGGTGGGGAAAAACGTCACCGGCTATGCCGTCGGCGACAGGGTTTTTGGCATGACTAATCGCTTTTGCGGTGGCCTTCATGCCGAGGTGGCGCTGCTGGACGCTGACGAGATTTGCCCTGCGCCCGGCAATATTTCCCTCGATCAGGCGGCCAGTGTGCCGCTTGCGGCGCTGACCGCACTCCAGGCTTTAAGAGATCTGTGCAAGGTCCAGCAAGGGCATCGGGTGTTGATCAACGGCGCCAGTGGCGGTGTAGGCCACTTCGCGGTGCAGATTGCCAAAGCGATTGGCGCCGAAGTGCATGCGGTTTGTGGCCCTGACAACCTGGAGTTTGTAAAAGCCATCGGGGCGGATGCGGCCTACAGCTATCGGGATCAGGCTGCCAATGAGTTATCGCAGCAGTTTGAGGCGGTGTTTGATGTCTTCGGCAAATTCACCTGCAAGGCGTTTTCCCGGCAACTCGGCAAGCAGGGCATTTTCGTCAGCACTGTGCCCAAGGCTTCCACCATTCTTCCGGAATTTCTGGCCAAAACCGGCCTGGCCCGGCAGGCCCGGCTGGTGATCGTGAAATCCCGCTCGGCGGATCTGGCGCAATTGAAGGACTGGATCGAAGCGGAGAAGCTCGTTCCGCATGTTGATGCGGTCTACCCGGTTACCCGGGCAGGCGACGCACACCGGCATGTGGAATCCAGGCACACGGTGGGGAAGGTCTGTATCCGGTTTGTGGAAGACCCGGCCGGGGCGCGATGA
- a CDS encoding ABC transporter ATP-binding protein translates to MIELKNVTRRFGQSVAVDNINLTIETGEVCVLVGSSGCGKSTTLRMINRLLPRSAGEILVDGEDINTMNPEQLRLNMGYVIQGTGLFPHWTVARNVAMVPQLLKWPRERIDERVHELLTLLDLDPDIHANKYPQQLSGGQAQRVGVARALAANPNILLMDEPFGALDAITRENLQLEMLKIQRQVQKTTVFVTHDIDEALKLATRIAVMDQGRIIQHDTPENLLRRPASEFVENLVGKKDRGLKLMSLRRVGDLMHRYPEPVDPESGVEGVQEDDSLRLALSVMLWRENGELPVFNGDGAKIGVISRERILQAGA, encoded by the coding sequence ATGATTGAACTGAAGAATGTCACCCGCCGCTTTGGCCAGTCCGTGGCGGTGGACAATATCAACCTGACCATCGAGACCGGAGAGGTCTGCGTGCTGGTGGGTAGTTCCGGCTGCGGCAAATCCACCACGCTGAGGATGATCAACCGCCTGCTGCCCCGCAGCGCCGGCGAGATTCTGGTGGATGGCGAGGATATCAACACCATGAATCCGGAGCAGCTGCGGCTGAACATGGGGTACGTTATCCAGGGCACCGGTCTTTTCCCCCACTGGACGGTTGCCCGTAACGTCGCCATGGTGCCCCAGCTTCTCAAGTGGCCGCGGGAACGGATCGATGAACGGGTTCACGAGTTGTTGACCCTGCTGGATCTGGATCCGGACATTCATGCCAACAAATACCCCCAGCAATTGTCCGGCGGCCAAGCCCAGCGGGTGGGCGTTGCCCGCGCTCTGGCGGCCAATCCCAATATTCTGCTGATGGATGAGCCTTTCGGCGCCCTGGACGCGATCACGCGGGAAAACCTTCAGCTGGAGATGTTGAAAATCCAGCGGCAGGTACAGAAAACCACGGTGTTTGTCACCCACGATATTGACGAGGCCCTGAAACTGGCGACCCGGATTGCCGTGATGGATCAGGGGCGCATCATTCAGCACGACACCCCCGAAAACCTCCTTCGCCGGCCCGCGTCCGAATTCGTCGAAAACCTGGTAGGCAAAAAGGACCGCGGCCTGAAACTGATGAGCCTTCGTCGGGTAGGGGATCTGATGCACCGGTACCCGGAGCCGGTAGACCCGGAATCGGGGGTGGAAGGTGTTCAGGAAGACGACAGCCTGCGCCTGGCTTTGTCGGTCATGCTCTGGCGGGAGAACGGTGAACTGCCCGTGTTCAATGGCGATGGTGCGAAGATCGGTGTCATCTCCCGCGAACGTATTTTGCAGGCAGGCGCGTGA
- a CDS encoding universal stress protein — MSNQTPCIVVACDGSEHSIQAAKMGEKLATALNQPLKLLAVFPGSKAERLVFTGVWPADIEQEQQDFGENAFKAAKEVINIDPDEEVVLRGHPVEEISDYLEEHPGAHMVLGRRGNSMARSLVMGSISEGVVRHAKGPVTVVSQ; from the coding sequence ATGTCAAATCAGACTCCCTGCATTGTTGTTGCCTGTGATGGATCAGAGCACTCAATCCAGGCGGCAAAAATGGGCGAGAAGCTTGCTACCGCGCTGAACCAGCCACTCAAGCTACTGGCCGTATTTCCTGGCAGCAAGGCTGAGCGGCTGGTCTTTACTGGCGTATGGCCCGCTGATATCGAACAGGAACAGCAGGATTTCGGGGAGAACGCCTTCAAGGCCGCAAAAGAAGTAATCAACATCGACCCGGACGAGGAAGTTGTACTCAGAGGCCATCCGGTCGAGGAGATCAGCGATTATCTGGAGGAACATCCAGGCGCCCACATGGTGCTCGGGCGTCGGGGCAATTCAATGGCGCGCAGCCTGGTAATGGGCAGCATCAGTGAAGGGGTTGTCAGGCACGCCAAAGGCCCTGTCACGGTGGTAAGCCAATAA
- a CDS encoding methylated-DNA--[protein]-cysteine S-methyltransferase, whose protein sequence is MSDYDRIASAMAYLVDRAADQPSLEEVAAHVHLSPYHFQRLFCRWAGTTPKRFLQVLTLERGKGLLDSSRSLLDVSHELGLSGSSRLHDHFVQLEAVTPGEYKSRGRQLHIDYGVHSTPLGPMFVAVTPRGVCRAGFVDFSSVEDSVDDLHNAWPLSSIRENLTATRYVIDAFFSRDTVSGDGPLSLHVAGTNFQIAVWRALLKIPMGALASYGQIAEAVGAPKAARAVGNAIGANPVALLIPCHRVIQRSGALGGYRWGPTRKLMVQTWERVRDEPVTA, encoded by the coding sequence ATGTCAGACTACGACCGAATCGCAAGCGCCATGGCCTACCTGGTGGATCGGGCGGCGGACCAGCCGAGCCTGGAGGAAGTGGCTGCCCATGTGCATCTGAGCCCCTATCACTTCCAGCGGCTGTTCTGCCGTTGGGCGGGTACCACGCCCAAGCGCTTTTTACAGGTTTTGACATTGGAGCGGGGTAAGGGGTTGCTGGACAGCTCCCGTTCTTTGCTTGATGTGTCCCACGAGCTGGGATTGAGCGGCAGTTCCCGGCTGCATGATCACTTTGTGCAACTGGAAGCGGTTACGCCCGGCGAGTACAAAAGCCGGGGCAGGCAGTTGCATATCGACTATGGCGTTCACTCCACGCCGCTGGGGCCCATGTTTGTGGCGGTCACCCCGCGTGGGGTCTGTCGGGCAGGGTTTGTGGATTTCAGCAGTGTCGAAGACTCTGTTGATGACCTGCACAATGCCTGGCCTTTAAGTTCCATTCGTGAAAACCTGACGGCCACACGTTATGTGATTGATGCGTTTTTTAGCCGCGATACCGTTTCCGGCGACGGCCCGTTATCTCTTCATGTAGCCGGCACCAATTTCCAGATTGCCGTGTGGCGGGCTTTGCTGAAGATCCCGATGGGCGCACTGGCGAGTTATGGTCAGATCGCCGAGGCGGTAGGTGCCCCGAAGGCCGCACGAGCAGTGGGTAATGCCATCGGCGCCAATCCTGTTGCTTTGCTGATTCCCTGCCACCGAGTGATTCAGCGCAGTGGCGCGCTGGGAGGCTACCGCTGGGGGCCGACCCGAAAACTAATGGTACAGACATGGGAAAGAGTTCGAGATGAGCCGGTTACCGCATAA
- a CDS encoding alternative oxidase, with protein sequence MNKVVTDIERTHFAPKDFSDRIAYMTVRFMRFFADAFFAGRYGHRAVVLETVAAVPGMVAGNIQHLKSLRRLKDDDGWIHTLLAEAENERMHLLTFINIAKPSTFERFLIIIAQGMFYNGFFLFYLLSNKTAHRIVGYLEEEAVHSYTEYLEGVDSGKYENVPAPQIAIDYWQLPQDARLREVIIAVRADEAKHRDVNHGFANTLTDG encoded by the coding sequence ATGAATAAAGTAGTCACGGATATCGAGCGTACTCACTTTGCGCCCAAGGATTTTTCCGACCGTATCGCCTACATGACGGTGCGTTTCATGCGGTTTTTTGCGGATGCCTTTTTCGCCGGCCGCTATGGCCATCGTGCCGTGGTGCTGGAAACGGTGGCGGCCGTCCCCGGTATGGTGGCCGGGAACATCCAGCATCTGAAGTCACTGCGCCGGCTGAAAGATGACGACGGCTGGATCCATACGCTGCTGGCGGAAGCCGAGAATGAGCGGATGCATCTGCTGACGTTCATAAACATCGCCAAGCCGTCGACCTTCGAGCGGTTCCTGATCATCATTGCCCAGGGCATGTTCTACAACGGCTTCTTCCTGTTCTATCTTCTATCCAACAAAACCGCCCACCGCATCGTGGGTTACCTGGAAGAAGAGGCCGTCCACAGCTACACCGAATATCTGGAAGGCGTGGACAGCGGCAAGTATGAGAATGTGCCCGCGCCACAGATCGCGATCGACTACTGGCAGCTGCCCCAGGATGCCCGGTTGCGGGAAGTGATCATTGCGGTGCGCGCCGATGAAGCCAAGCACCGGGATGTGAACCATGGGTTTGCGAATACGCTGACGGATGGTTGA
- a CDS encoding DUF2798 domain-containing protein, with translation MIDRKHEKTAFSFFMSLLMSCIMSLVISIYNVGLVSNIISIWLSAWAFAFAVAFPTILVVAPVVRKLVTLVLKDEPERP, from the coding sequence ATGATTGACCGGAAACATGAAAAAACGGCGTTTTCGTTTTTTATGTCACTGCTTATGTCCTGCATCATGTCGCTGGTAATCAGCATCTATAACGTGGGGCTGGTCAGCAATATCATCTCGATCTGGTTAAGTGCCTGGGCCTTTGCCTTTGCGGTGGCCTTTCCCACTATCCTGGTGGTGGCGCCAGTGGTGCGTAAACTGGTCACTCTCGTATTGAAGGACGAGCCCGAGCGGCCCTGA
- a CDS encoding ABC transporter permease has product MRAWLAPVLLVVLLLALSAGMSALEPLYEWVQPDKQQVIYERASFLSLLQNHVLLVFISACIGTFVAVAGGIFATRPVGRDFLPLVSQIASIGQTFPPVAVLALAVPVLGFGEAPILVALILYGLLPILRNTLAGLEGVDPTVRDAALGMGMSPLRVLWQVELPLAGRVILAGIRTSVTINIATAAIGSTIGARTLGDPVIAGLVNGNTAYVLQGAILIGLLALTVDSVFEAVESRTYA; this is encoded by the coding sequence ATGCGAGCCTGGCTTGCTCCTGTCCTGCTGGTGGTTTTGCTACTTGCGCTGAGCGCCGGTATGTCAGCGCTGGAACCGCTGTATGAGTGGGTGCAGCCGGATAAACAGCAGGTGATTTATGAGCGGGCAAGTTTTCTGTCCTTGCTTCAGAACCATGTACTTCTGGTTTTTATTTCGGCCTGTATCGGCACGTTTGTCGCCGTTGCGGGCGGGATTTTTGCGACCCGGCCGGTGGGTCGGGATTTCCTGCCCCTGGTCAGCCAGATCGCCTCCATCGGCCAGACTTTCCCGCCGGTGGCAGTTCTGGCGCTGGCCGTGCCGGTTTTGGGCTTTGGCGAGGCGCCCATACTGGTGGCGTTGATCCTGTATGGACTGCTGCCCATCCTTCGCAACACCCTTGCGGGACTTGAAGGGGTGGACCCGACCGTCAGGGACGCTGCACTGGGCATGGGAATGTCGCCACTCAGGGTGCTTTGGCAGGTGGAGCTTCCCCTGGCCGGCCGGGTGATTCTTGCCGGCATCCGCACGTCCGTGACCATCAACATCGCCACCGCTGCCATTGGCTCAACCATCGGCGCCCGAACCCTGGGCGACCCGGTGATCGCCGGGTTGGTGAACGGCAATACCGCTTATGTGTTGCAGGGGGCAATTCTGATTGGCCTGTTGGCGTTAACGGTGGATAGTGTGTTTGAGGCGGTTGAGTCCAGGACATATGCCTGA
- the osmF gene encoding glycine betaine ABC transporter substrate-binding protein OsmF has protein sequence MRGTAVSTIPLLRRLAACLVLVLSAPAMAAEPVVVSSKIDTEGAVLGQMILQSLKSAGIPVENRLQLGGTSIVRNAIKAGEIDIYPEYTGNAAFFHDQADRDIWKDADQAYEQAAKLDRNAHNIVWLKPAEANNTWAMSVRGDLAQEHNLSTLEDLAHYLNDGGRFKFAASAEFVESASALPAFQEAYGFKLESDQLLILSGGNTAATLRAAALNDNDVNGAMTYGTDGGLNALGLKVLEDTAGVQPVYQPAPIVRAEVLETYPGIRDALNPVFESLDLETLQRLNGQVAVNGVPAETVARDYLDSLARD, from the coding sequence ATGAGAGGAACGGCTGTGTCTACTATTCCCCTTCTTCGCCGCCTGGCGGCCTGCCTGGTATTGGTTCTTTCGGCTCCTGCTATGGCGGCGGAGCCGGTGGTGGTGTCTTCCAAAATCGATACCGAAGGCGCTGTGCTTGGTCAGATGATTCTGCAGTCACTGAAAAGCGCCGGTATTCCGGTGGAGAACCGCCTTCAGTTGGGCGGCACCAGCATCGTGAGGAATGCCATCAAGGCTGGCGAAATCGATATTTACCCGGAATACACCGGTAACGCTGCGTTTTTCCATGATCAGGCCGATCGGGATATCTGGAAAGACGCCGACCAGGCCTACGAACAGGCGGCAAAGCTGGACAGGAATGCGCACAACATTGTCTGGCTGAAGCCGGCAGAGGCGAACAACACCTGGGCCATGAGTGTGCGGGGCGATCTGGCGCAGGAGCACAATCTGAGCACGCTGGAAGACCTGGCGCACTATCTGAATGACGGTGGCCGCTTCAAGTTTGCCGCCAGTGCCGAGTTTGTGGAGTCTGCCAGCGCGCTGCCGGCCTTCCAGGAGGCCTATGGTTTCAAGCTGGAGTCTGACCAGCTGCTGATTCTCTCCGGCGGCAATACCGCTGCAACCCTCCGGGCGGCGGCGCTGAACGACAACGATGTGAACGGCGCCATGACCTATGGCACCGACGGCGGCCTGAACGCGCTCGGTCTGAAGGTTTTGGAAGATACTGCCGGTGTGCAGCCCGTCTACCAGCCTGCGCCCATTGTCCGGGCTGAGGTTCTGGAAACCTACCCGGGGATTCGGGATGCCCTGAATCCAGTCTTTGAATCGCTGGATCTGGAAACGCTCCAGCGCCTGAACGGTCAGGTTGCGGTAAATGGCGTGCCGGCGGAAACCGTCGCCCGCGATTATCTGGATTCCCTGGCCCGGGACTGA
- a CDS encoding DUF4396 domain-containing protein, whose protein sequence is MIEQIQNLIDTWTGLGVWLALVAASVIWVIRDLRTNNDHIPSIMQWVWALTVLYSGPIGLLIYRYSGRKEIPTDSLARKGFRSVAHCYSGCGIGEILGVIISVGLFAMGNFWAAIITFSLAYIFGFAFNIGPMMQNGMSFKDAFSGAFLAESISIVVMESVAITTDLYLGGESTMGDALFWSSLYVSLSLGLFAAWPANLLLIKTGMKGGMGDPRDAEQSAHCH, encoded by the coding sequence ATGATTGAACAGATCCAGAACCTGATCGACACCTGGACGGGCCTGGGGGTCTGGCTTGCGCTGGTTGCGGCCAGCGTAATCTGGGTGATTCGTGACCTGCGCACGAACAACGATCACATTCCATCCATCATGCAGTGGGTGTGGGCGTTGACCGTGCTCTATTCCGGGCCGATCGGCCTGTTGATCTACCGCTACTCCGGGCGCAAGGAAATACCCACCGACAGCCTGGCGCGGAAAGGCTTCCGCTCGGTGGCCCACTGCTATTCCGGCTGCGGCATTGGTGAGATCCTGGGCGTGATCATCTCGGTCGGCCTGTTTGCGATGGGCAATTTCTGGGCCGCCATCATTACCTTTTCTCTGGCCTACATTTTTGGCTTTGCCTTCAACATCGGTCCGATGATGCAGAACGGAATGTCGTTCAAAGACGCATTTTCGGGCGCCTTTCTGGCGGAATCCATCAGTATCGTGGTGATGGAATCTGTGGCGATCACCACCGATCTCTATCTTGGCGGTGAATCAACCATGGGGGATGCGCTTTTCTGGTCATCACTCTATGTATCGCTGTCGTTGGGACTATTCGCCGCATGGCCCGCCAACCTGTTGCTGATCAAAACAGGAATGAAAGGCGGCATGGGCGACCCGCGGGATGCCGAGCAGTCAGCGCACTGCCACTGA